In Arthrobacter sp. SLBN-112, a genomic segment contains:
- a CDS encoding GNAT family N-acetyltransferase, with translation MSQETLVEDITGLFQVWVAGWAGCRGYRTSTEGRFPAVLRADTSGDWEVFASEPTPEEFAELAAKTAEAPARVLTVLTHDPARFTALAAKHGLNVTSDSQTMMIVDMETQDAEDPWLSDDDLSLSTFEQDGVHYAEVRSGDDIAASGRVFVVGDTAVFDKIITEPAFQRRGLGSFIMRALAAQAFGHDVRTGLLLASADGQKLYSHLGWTTVARVLMISASHDGADLSLS, from the coding sequence ATGAGTCAGGAAACCCTGGTTGAAGACATCACTGGCCTGTTTCAAGTGTGGGTTGCGGGCTGGGCCGGATGTCGCGGCTACCGGACCTCAACGGAGGGCCGGTTCCCTGCCGTGCTCCGGGCTGATACCAGCGGGGACTGGGAAGTTTTTGCGTCCGAACCGACCCCCGAAGAATTCGCCGAGCTGGCCGCCAAGACGGCAGAAGCCCCCGCGCGGGTACTGACCGTCCTCACGCACGATCCCGCCCGGTTCACTGCTTTGGCGGCCAAGCACGGGCTGAACGTCACCTCGGATTCGCAGACGATGATGATCGTGGACATGGAGACCCAGGACGCCGAGGATCCCTGGCTTTCCGACGACGACCTGAGCCTGTCCACATTCGAGCAGGATGGTGTGCACTACGCAGAGGTCCGCTCCGGGGATGACATCGCGGCCAGCGGCAGGGTGTTCGTCGTGGGCGACACCGCGGTCTTCGACAAGATCATCACAGAGCCTGCATTCCAGCGCAGGGGCCTGGGCAGCTTCATCATGCGCGCCCTGGCGGCTCAGGCCTTCGGCCATGATGTGCGCACCGGACTCCTGCTGGCGTCCGCGGACGGGCAAAAACTGTACTCGCACCTTGGCTGGACCACGGTTGCCCGTGTCCTGATGATCTCGGCGTCCCATGACGGGGCGGATCTTTCGCTCAGC
- a CDS encoding rhodanese-related sulfurtransferase, with translation MALNRIVLFYGFTPIADPDAVRLWQRALCEKLGLTGRILISKDGINATVGGEIGAVKQYVKTTREYPGFRGIDVKWSDGGAEDFPRLSVKVRDEIVSFGAPGELTVDANGVVGGGKHLKPEELHELVDAKKQGGEDVVFFDGRNAFEAQIGRFKDAVVPDVATTHDFIKELDSGKYDALKDKPVVTYCTGGIRCEVLSSLMVNRGFKEVYQLDGGIVRYGEAFKDQGLWEGSLYVFDKRMHLEFSEDAKTIGQCVRCSAPTSKFENCSNPSCRTLTLYCAECASNPETLRCPEGCAAA, from the coding sequence GTGGCTTTGAACCGAATTGTGCTTTTTTACGGCTTTACCCCGATCGCGGATCCGGACGCTGTGCGGCTTTGGCAGCGCGCCCTCTGCGAGAAGCTCGGCCTGACCGGCCGCATCCTCATTTCCAAGGACGGGATCAACGCCACGGTGGGCGGGGAAATCGGCGCCGTCAAGCAATACGTCAAGACCACCCGCGAGTACCCCGGATTCCGTGGCATTGACGTGAAGTGGTCCGACGGCGGCGCGGAGGACTTTCCCAGGCTCAGCGTCAAGGTGCGGGACGAGATCGTCTCCTTCGGTGCGCCCGGCGAACTTACGGTGGACGCCAACGGCGTGGTGGGAGGCGGCAAGCACCTCAAACCCGAAGAACTGCACGAACTCGTGGACGCCAAGAAGCAGGGCGGCGAGGACGTGGTGTTCTTCGACGGCCGGAACGCCTTCGAAGCACAGATAGGCCGGTTCAAGGACGCCGTGGTCCCCGACGTCGCCACCACGCACGACTTCATCAAGGAACTCGACTCCGGCAAGTACGACGCCCTCAAGGACAAGCCGGTGGTCACCTACTGCACCGGCGGCATCCGCTGCGAGGTGCTCTCCAGCCTGATGGTGAACCGCGGCTTCAAAGAGGTCTACCAGCTCGACGGCGGCATTGTCCGCTACGGTGAGGCGTTCAAGGACCAGGGGCTCTGGGAGGGCTCCCTCTACGTCTTCGACAAGCGCATGCACCTGGAGTTCAGCGAGGACGCCAAGACCATCGGCCAATGCGTCCGCTGCTCCGCACCCACCAGCAAATTCGAGAACTGCTCCAATCCCAGCTGCCGCACCTTGACGCTGTACTGCGCCGAGTGCGCCTCAAACCCGGAGACACTGCGTTGCCCCGAAGGCTGCGCGGCAGCCTGA